The Ornithodoros turicata isolate Travis chromosome 7, ASM3712646v1, whole genome shotgun sequence genome includes a region encoding these proteins:
- the LOC135401714 gene encoding chromobox protein homolog 1-like, protein MEQTGKRTDRKRTQKDALGTASEPEEFIVEKILDRRVRQGKVEYLLKWKGYADTENTWEPEENLDCPGLISEFEDKRKRNAEEAKMKEETDLPSRKKKRQDSDAKPRGFDRGLEPDRIIGATDSSGELMFLIKWKDCDEADIVPARIANVRCPQVVIRFYEERLTWDTCTSKEDDSGDKGSKG, encoded by the coding sequence ATGGAGCAGACTGGTAAACGGACTGACAGAAAACGAACACAGAAGGACGCCCTTGGTACCGCTTCAGAGCCAGAAGAGTTCATCGTTGAGAAGATCCTCGATCGGAGAGTTCGTCAGGGAAAAGTTGAATACCTGCTCAAGTGGAAAGGTTACGCCGACACCGAAAACACTTGGGAACCCGAAGAGAACCTCGACTGCCCAGGCCTCATATCGGAATTCGAAGACAAACGTAAGCGCAACGCGGAGGAAGCAAAGATGAAAGAAGAGACCGATCTGCCATCTCGCAAGAAGAAGCGACAGGATTCGGACGCCAAACCACGAGGCTTTGATCGGGGTCTGGAACCCGATCGGATAATTGGCGCCACAGACTCGAGCGGCGAGTTGATGTTTTTGATAAAGTGGAAAGACTGCGATGAAGCAGACATTGTGCCGGCACGGATTGCCAACGTGCGCTGTCCGCAAGTAGTTATCCGTTTCTACGAAGAGCGTCTGACGTGGGATACGTGCACCAGCAAGGAAGATGACAGCGGAGACAAAGGCTCCAAGGGGTGA